One part of the Marinobacter sp. M3C genome encodes these proteins:
- the dctP gene encoding TRAP transporter substrate-binding protein DctP, producing the protein MTDNNHKIENEGAVHRRGFLKTLAVSAAISATLLASSVQAATTWKIQSVWDAGTVGYDLFKGWCDGMEEKSGGELKFTCFPAKAVAADNNGLFDAVRNGVLQGMNPFTIYWSGKIPASVFMTSYPGGPDQPHQWDTMFYALGMLEKTREIYEKFGLFYVGPIQHDANIIHSKEPVNSLEDLKGLKMRLPGGMVAEVFAEFGVSSVSLPGSDIFPALEKGTIDAADYVGPAVNWELGFAQVTDNILMGPPGVMSVYQPVDLMDLTINLRAWNALDPKLQQLVEDEVRIYSQKHYLAIQARNIEAMKKFKEAGTTVSRLSQEDLQKFRRAAIPAWFRWANKDEDARAIFDIQLAYMMNDIVGYVSEDDIKGLK; encoded by the coding sequence ATGACTGACAACAACCACAAGATCGAGAACGAAGGCGCGGTACATCGTCGCGGCTTCCTAAAAACCCTCGCGGTGTCCGCCGCCATCAGTGCAACATTGCTGGCCAGCAGCGTTCAGGCAGCGACCACCTGGAAAATTCAGTCCGTTTGGGACGCTGGCACTGTCGGTTATGACCTGTTCAAAGGCTGGTGTGACGGCATGGAAGAAAAAAGTGGCGGCGAGCTCAAGTTCACCTGCTTTCCTGCCAAAGCGGTTGCGGCCGACAACAATGGCCTGTTCGATGCCGTGCGTAATGGCGTACTGCAAGGCATGAACCCGTTTACTATATACTGGTCTGGCAAAATCCCGGCCTCGGTATTTATGACGTCGTACCCTGGAGGTCCTGATCAACCACACCAGTGGGACACCATGTTCTACGCCTTGGGCATGCTGGAAAAAACCCGCGAAATCTATGAAAAATTCGGCCTGTTCTATGTCGGCCCTATCCAGCACGACGCCAACATCATTCACTCCAAAGAGCCAGTTAACAGCCTTGAAGACCTCAAAGGTCTAAAAATGCGCCTTCCCGGTGGCATGGTGGCGGAAGTGTTTGCCGAATTCGGCGTGTCGTCGGTCAGCCTGCCCGGCTCAGATATTTTCCCTGCATTGGAAAAAGGTACTATCGATGCGGCCGACTATGTGGGGCCCGCCGTTAATTGGGAACTGGGCTTTGCTCAGGTCACCGACAACATCTTGATGGGCCCTCCGGGCGTCATGTCGGTTTACCAACCAGTAGACCTAATGGACCTGACCATCAACCTGCGAGCATGGAACGCCCTCGACCCGAAACTTCAGCAACTGGTTGAAGACGAAGTCCGTATTTATTCCCAGAAGCACTATCTCGCCATTCAAGCCCGTAACATCGAAGCTATGAAAAAGTTCAAGGAAGCGGGAACCACCGTATCCCGCCTGAGCCAGGAAGACCTGCAAAAATTCCGTCGCGCGGCGATTCCGGCTTGGTTCCGTTGGGCCAACAAAGACGAAGACGCCCGAGCCATCTTCGATATTCAGCTCGCATACATGATGAATGACATCGTTGGTTACGTTAGCGAAGACGACATCAAGGGCCTGAAGTAA
- the glcE gene encoding glycolate oxidase subunit GlcE has product MPDITKHLQQQINEARSQGRKLAIVGGGSKQFMGRKINAEQLDVGGHSGIVDYQPLELVLTVRAGTPLSEIETALAEKNQMLSFEPPYFSDRSTIGGTLACNQSGPGRPWWNSVRDQVLGVNLINGKGERLRFGGQVMKNVAGYDVSRTQAGAMGTLGVMTEISLKVLPRPAITLTLSREMEHSEAIRFMSARAAEPKPLSGACWLDGTLYLRLSGAHSAVEATAKQWDIPVMADGNTFWQQLRNQQLEFFAGEQPLWRFSINSTAATPPLTGPWLLDWAGSQRWYRGDGEMATMEAHAEKAGGQVSLYRGGDRTGEVMHHQQPALQAIQKRLKHSFDPDALFNPGRLYSWL; this is encoded by the coding sequence ATGCCTGACATCACCAAGCACCTTCAGCAACAGATCAACGAAGCCCGTAGCCAGGGCCGCAAACTGGCCATTGTGGGCGGTGGCAGCAAGCAGTTCATGGGCCGCAAGATCAACGCCGAGCAACTGGACGTTGGCGGCCATAGCGGTATTGTTGACTACCAGCCGCTGGAGTTGGTTTTAACCGTTCGCGCTGGCACGCCGCTGAGCGAAATCGAAACCGCACTGGCCGAGAAAAACCAGATGCTGTCGTTCGAGCCGCCGTACTTTAGCGACCGCTCCACCATCGGTGGCACCCTGGCCTGCAACCAGTCCGGCCCGGGCCGACCCTGGTGGAACTCGGTGCGTGACCAGGTACTGGGCGTGAATCTGATTAACGGCAAAGGCGAGAGGCTGCGTTTTGGCGGTCAGGTGATGAAAAACGTTGCGGGCTACGACGTCTCACGCACCCAGGCAGGCGCCATGGGCACGCTTGGCGTCATGACAGAAATCAGCCTGAAGGTTTTACCCAGACCGGCAATCACCCTGACCCTGTCACGGGAAATGGAGCATTCCGAAGCCATACGTTTTATGAGCGCCCGGGCCGCCGAGCCCAAGCCTTTGTCCGGCGCCTGTTGGCTGGATGGTACGCTGTATTTACGACTGTCCGGCGCCCACTCTGCGGTGGAAGCCACGGCCAAGCAGTGGGATATACCGGTAATGGCAGACGGCAACACCTTCTGGCAACAATTGCGCAATCAGCAATTAGAATTCTTTGCGGGCGAGCAACCGCTTTGGCGTTTCTCCATAAACTCCACCGCGGCAACGCCACCGCTAACAGGCCCCTGGCTGCTGGACTGGGCTGGCTCCCAACGCTGGTACCGTGGCGATGGCGAAATGGCCACCATGGAAGCCCATGCCGAGAAAGCCGGCGGACAGGTCAGCCTGTATCGCGGCGGTGACCGCACCGGCGAAGTCATGCACCACCAGCAGCCCGCCCTGCAAGCCATCCAGAAACGACTGAAACATTCCTTTGATCCAGACGCCCTTTTTAATCCCGGGCGGCTCTACAGCTGGTTGTAA
- a CDS encoding CidA/LrgA family protein, with protein MQLINGITLLLIYQLAGEVSVRLLGLPVPGPVMGMVMLFITLMIRGRMAKAVEPASTALLGHLSLLFVPAGVGLIVHFSRLGNEWLPISVTLLLSTIITMAVTALVMQWVTRLTARRGPSHD; from the coding sequence ATGCAGTTAATTAATGGAATCACTCTGCTTCTGATTTACCAGCTGGCAGGTGAAGTTAGCGTTCGGTTGCTGGGGTTGCCGGTGCCAGGTCCGGTCATGGGCATGGTCATGCTCTTTATAACGTTGATGATACGGGGCCGGATGGCCAAAGCCGTTGAGCCCGCGTCTACTGCTCTTCTGGGTCACCTTTCGCTGTTGTTCGTGCCAGCGGGTGTGGGGCTTATTGTGCATTTTAGCCGCCTTGGCAACGAGTGGTTGCCCATCAGTGTCACCCTTTTGCTCAGTACCATTATTACCATGGCGGTCACCGCTTTGGTGATGCAGTGGGTAACCCGGCTGACTGCCAGGCGGGGGCCGAGCCATGATTGA
- a CDS encoding FAD-linked oxidase C-terminal domain-containing protein: protein MNIDRKPLNTAASKPGKAELAKMFREFIDPQFVITDEETLKPYECDGLSMYCVMPLLVVLPETVEQVQQVMRLCHQYGIPVVARGAGTGLSAGAMPDAGGVVLSLAKFNRILHIDPLARSARLQSGVRNLAISEAAADYDLYYGPDPSSQIACTIGGNVGENSGGVHCLKYGLTTHNILSVEMVTVDGERVVIGSDGLDSCGMDLLALITGSEGLLGIITEVQVKLLPTPEIARVIMAGFGTVDEAGAAVGGIIAQGIIPAGLEMMDSHAIIAVEAFTGAGYPVEAAALLLCEVDGTKEEVQEHIEKAEALFRDFGATSIRTSKDDAERALLWKGRKNAFPAMGRISPDYYCMDGTIPRAHLGQVLNEMQDMSKRFGLRVANVFHAGDGNLHPLILFDANKEGELERAEAFGSDILELCVKVGGCITGEHGVGVEKIRQMPMQFTDPEIEQLNAVKSAFDPQGTLNPGKGVPTLRNCQEYRAINAKPQAPEMQHA, encoded by the coding sequence ATGAACATTGACAGAAAACCGTTAAACACTGCCGCCAGCAAGCCTGGCAAAGCCGAGTTGGCAAAGATGTTTCGGGAATTCATTGATCCACAATTCGTCATTACCGACGAAGAAACGCTCAAGCCCTACGAGTGTGACGGCCTGTCAATGTATTGCGTTATGCCGCTGCTGGTGGTGCTGCCAGAGACCGTAGAACAGGTGCAGCAGGTAATGCGCCTGTGCCACCAGTACGGAATTCCGGTGGTCGCCCGCGGCGCTGGCACCGGCCTGAGTGCGGGCGCCATGCCCGACGCTGGCGGTGTGGTGTTGTCGCTCGCCAAGTTCAACCGCATTCTGCACATCGATCCGCTTGCGCGTTCGGCGCGTCTGCAATCCGGCGTGCGTAACCTGGCCATCAGTGAAGCCGCCGCCGACTATGATCTCTACTACGGTCCAGACCCATCCTCCCAGATCGCCTGCACCATCGGCGGCAATGTGGGTGAAAACTCCGGCGGTGTGCATTGCCTTAAATACGGGCTAACCACCCACAACATTCTCAGCGTCGAGATGGTTACCGTAGACGGTGAGCGTGTGGTGATCGGCAGCGATGGCCTGGACAGCTGTGGCATGGACCTGCTGGCGCTGATTACCGGCTCTGAAGGCCTGCTGGGAATCATTACCGAAGTACAGGTAAAGCTGTTGCCAACCCCGGAAATTGCGCGGGTCATTATGGCTGGGTTCGGCACGGTTGATGAAGCAGGCGCGGCTGTCGGCGGCATTATTGCCCAGGGCATCATCCCCGCCGGGCTGGAAATGATGGACAGCCATGCCATCATAGCCGTAGAAGCCTTTACCGGCGCGGGCTACCCGGTGGAAGCCGCCGCCCTACTGCTGTGCGAGGTAGACGGTACCAAGGAAGAAGTACAGGAACACATCGAAAAAGCCGAAGCCCTGTTCCGGGATTTTGGCGCCACCTCCATTCGTACCTCAAAAGACGATGCCGAACGGGCTCTGCTATGGAAAGGCCGCAAGAACGCCTTTCCTGCCATGGGCCGAATTTCTCCGGACTACTACTGCATGGACGGCACTATTCCCAGGGCGCACCTCGGTCAAGTACTGAACGAGATGCAAGACATGTCAAAGCGATTTGGCCTGCGCGTCGCCAACGTATTTCACGCCGGTGACGGCAACCTGCACCCGCTGATCCTGTTTGATGCCAACAAAGAGGGCGAACTGGAGCGCGCAGAAGCCTTTGGCAGCGACATCCTAGAGCTTTGCGTTAAAGTGGGCGGCTGCATTACCGGCGAACACGGTGTTGGCGTAGAGAAAATCCGCCAGATGCCCATGCAGTTTACGGACCCCGAAATTGAACAGCTAAATGCCGTCAAAAGCGCCTTCGACCCTCAGGGAACCTTGAACCCGGGCAAGGGCGTACCCACCCTGCGCAATTGCCAGGAATACCGAGCCATTAACGCCAAACCACAGGCCCCGGAAATGCAGCATGCCTGA
- a CDS encoding LrgB family protein, producing the protein MIEPDLTRIWVYLSASPLLGLTMTLVAYSLAHRLYLRSGSNPLLNPVVTSVTALILFLLATDTSYDDYFDGAQFVHFLLGPATVALAIPLYQQFNKLKQVWLPVTVALVTGVVVGAFSSVAIARLLGASLETQLSLAPKSVTAPVGMAISEQIGGLPSLTAALVVVTGIIGAVIGSKLFDLMGIRDDSVKGIAMGMTSHGIGTARAFQVSAQMGAFSGLAMALSAFLYSVFLPWMLSITGVLG; encoded by the coding sequence ATGATTGAACCGGATCTGACACGAATATGGGTTTATCTGTCGGCGTCACCCCTTCTGGGTTTGACCATGACCCTGGTGGCCTACAGCCTGGCGCACCGCCTTTACCTGCGCTCGGGTTCCAATCCTTTGCTCAACCCGGTGGTTACATCGGTCACGGCGCTCATACTGTTTCTGCTGGCGACGGATACGTCCTACGATGATTACTTTGATGGCGCCCAGTTCGTGCACTTTCTGCTGGGCCCCGCCACCGTAGCGCTGGCGATTCCTCTGTACCAGCAATTCAACAAGCTGAAACAGGTGTGGCTGCCGGTCACCGTGGCGTTGGTAACCGGGGTGGTCGTTGGCGCGTTCAGCTCGGTGGCCATTGCCCGGCTGCTGGGCGCGAGCCTTGAAACCCAGTTGTCGCTGGCCCCCAAATCAGTAACGGCCCCGGTGGGTATGGCGATATCGGAACAGATCGGAGGCCTGCCTTCGCTCACGGCAGCTTTGGTGGTGGTGACCGGCATTATTGGCGCCGTTATTGGCTCGAAATTGTTCGATTTAATGGGTATTCGAGACGACAGCGTGAAAGGTATTGCCATGGGTATGACATCCCACGGTATTGGCACCGCCCGGGCGTTTCAGGTCAGCGCCCAGATGGGCGCGTTCTCCGGTCTTGCAATGGCGCTATCGGCTTTCCTCTACTCGGTTTTTCTGCCATGGATGTTGAGTATTACCGGTGTGCTTGGCTGA
- a CDS encoding heme-binding protein — protein sequence MITLKRLDQQDARLLIEGAAAKAREIGIPMCIAITDESGNLIAFERMDGGKISSVIVAQDKAYTAAAARKATHEYNAACVPGNLVFGIHTSQGGRLCVVGGGLPVVVDGEVVGGIGLSSGSPQQDMDCAQAGIDHLNSGRA from the coding sequence ATGATCACACTGAAAAGACTGGACCAGCAAGACGCCCGCCTGTTGATCGAAGGCGCCGCCGCCAAGGCTCGGGAAATCGGCATCCCGATGTGTATTGCCATTACCGACGAGTCCGGTAACCTGATCGCTTTTGAGCGTATGGATGGCGGCAAAATCAGCAGTGTGATCGTCGCTCAAGACAAGGCTTACACCGCCGCCGCCGCCCGCAAGGCTACCCACGAATACAACGCCGCCTGCGTACCCGGTAATCTGGTATTCGGTATTCATACCTCGCAGGGCGGGCGTTTGTGCGTGGTCGGTGGCGGTCTGCCTGTTGTTGTAGACGGCGAAGTGGTTGGCGGCATTGGCCTAAGCTCCGGTTCACCGCAACAGGATATGGATTGTGCCCAGGCCGGTATTGATCACCTCAATTCTGGTCGTGCATAG
- a CDS encoding TRAP transporter small permease, with translation MKPKTPWLEAHSSSPAQRRFLVAILAIDRTSYYAIILAMGLMTLLVSAQVFARFVLSTSIDSADELSRLFFVWAIFLAIPHGIKIGIHVGIDAVASLFSETFQQYLSRLMALASAALMLILVWLSLGAVGDKWQQLMPTIPVTAAVFYIAVLISAGHSLLHLIVQIFQIEPLPSAPAASEEGETS, from the coding sequence ATGAAACCTAAAACGCCCTGGCTGGAAGCGCATTCTTCCAGCCCGGCGCAACGTCGCTTTCTTGTGGCGATACTGGCGATCGATCGCACATCCTATTATGCAATCATTCTGGCCATGGGCCTGATGACGCTACTGGTATCGGCCCAGGTGTTTGCTCGTTTCGTGCTATCCACCTCAATCGACTCAGCGGATGAGCTATCGCGCTTGTTCTTCGTCTGGGCGATCTTTCTGGCCATTCCACACGGCATTAAGATCGGCATACACGTAGGTATTGACGCGGTAGCCAGCTTATTTTCCGAGACGTTTCAGCAGTATTTGTCTCGTTTAATGGCGTTGGCCAGCGCCGCTTTGATGTTGATCTTGGTATGGCTGTCGCTGGGAGCGGTGGGGGACAAATGGCAACAACTGATGCCCACCATTCCGGTGACCGCGGCCGTTTTTTATATCGCCGTGTTGATTAGTGCCGGGCACAGTCTGCTGCACCTGATCGTGCAAATTTTTCAAATCGAACCGTTGCCCAGCGCTCCCGCCGCGAGTGAGGAAGGAGAGACCTCATGA
- a CDS encoding TRAP transporter substrate-binding protein yields the protein MIKTTRLTRHCCTWLMALGLSTPLLASAENLRFGGNFPSDHSSSQAMEIFKKELASRTDGDVTAQLFPNMQLGGASENIDQVSSGAVMGTWVGIAYLSRIVPEFEALSLPFAFDNREDAFRVIDGEVGNMLDKKLAEKGFTALGYMELGFRNITNNVRPIASKADFEGLKIRLQPNQTHLDTFRALGANPVSMGIKEVYGALQQGVIDGQENPYSVIATRRLDEVQKYLSDSRHFYDYIVIIANLKKFKSLSEDQQQAVKQAMDVAVEWQRSRAAEEADTARQQLIDRGMEFTSLSLKAREELRKATQGVVDELKEKIDAEIVESVQAALNK from the coding sequence ATGATAAAAACAACACGTCTAACTCGTCACTGCTGTACTTGGTTAATGGCTCTAGGGCTCAGCACACCGCTATTGGCCAGCGCCGAAAACCTGCGCTTTGGAGGAAACTTCCCGAGCGATCACTCCAGCAGTCAGGCCATGGAGATTTTCAAGAAAGAGCTGGCCAGCCGCACCGATGGCGACGTTACCGCCCAGCTCTTTCCCAACATGCAACTGGGCGGCGCAAGCGAGAACATCGATCAGGTGAGTTCCGGAGCCGTCATGGGCACTTGGGTGGGCATAGCTTACCTGTCGCGAATAGTGCCAGAATTTGAGGCACTAAGCCTGCCGTTCGCCTTCGACAATCGCGAAGATGCCTTTCGCGTCATCGACGGCGAAGTGGGCAATATGCTCGATAAGAAATTGGCCGAAAAGGGCTTTACCGCCCTTGGCTATATGGAACTTGGCTTTCGCAATATCACCAACAATGTGCGACCGATTGCATCTAAAGCGGATTTTGAAGGGCTCAAGATTCGCCTGCAACCCAACCAGACCCACCTCGATACTTTCCGCGCCCTGGGTGCCAACCCCGTGTCCATGGGCATAAAGGAAGTTTACGGCGCGCTCCAGCAGGGCGTAATCGACGGTCAGGAAAATCCTTATAGCGTCATCGCCACACGGCGTCTCGACGAGGTGCAAAAGTATCTTTCTGATAGCCGCCACTTCTACGACTACATCGTTATCATTGCCAACCTGAAAAAATTCAAATCTCTCAGCGAAGACCAACAGCAAGCTGTTAAGCAAGCCATGGATGTCGCTGTTGAGTGGCAGCGCAGCAGAGCTGCCGAGGAAGCCGACACCGCACGTCAGCAGCTGATCGATCGTGGCATGGAATTCACCTCCCTTTCGTTGAAGGCTCGCGAAGAGCTGAGAAAAGCAACCCAAGGTGTGGTCGATGAATTGAAAGAAAAAATCGACGCGGAAATAGTCGAAAGCGTGCAAGCAGCGTTGAACAAATGA
- a CDS encoding FCD domain-containing protein yields MSRAVAYRLEQLILDGSLAPEQMIPSERQLASRFGVSRAIVREALHELQGRGIIRTQHGKGSFVSHMVPEPEGNGPLMQMFMEHSRTLYDLFDVRQELEGKAAYLAAERATEKDQYQITKAFEAMEKADPLTNADLDHAFHRAIVNACHNPVLIHVLNSLKDLMLNSVQASVANLSHRDAFKQQIDKHHRQIYHSVISRQSKWAQKAAMAHVAHVAEALRAIETQEHGLIRASITPSAFRQT; encoded by the coding sequence ATGTCCCGGGCGGTCGCGTACCGCCTTGAACAACTGATTCTCGACGGCAGTCTTGCGCCAGAGCAGATGATTCCCTCCGAACGGCAGTTGGCAAGCCGTTTTGGGGTTTCTCGCGCCATCGTTCGGGAAGCCCTTCATGAGCTTCAGGGCAGGGGCATCATCCGAACACAGCATGGCAAAGGTTCCTTCGTGTCGCATATGGTGCCGGAGCCCGAGGGCAACGGCCCCTTGATGCAGATGTTCATGGAGCACTCCCGCACCCTTTATGATCTGTTCGATGTGCGACAGGAATTGGAGGGAAAGGCCGCGTATCTGGCGGCAGAACGCGCCACAGAAAAAGACCAGTACCAGATTACCAAAGCCTTCGAAGCAATGGAGAAAGCCGATCCGCTCACCAATGCGGACCTCGACCATGCTTTTCATCGGGCCATAGTGAACGCTTGCCATAACCCGGTGCTGATTCACGTGCTCAACAGCTTGAAAGACCTCATGTTGAACTCGGTGCAGGCGTCGGTGGCCAATCTTAGCCACCGGGATGCATTCAAGCAGCAGATCGACAAACATCACCGCCAGATCTACCATTCAGTCATCAGCCGGCAATCCAAGTGGGCCCAAAAGGCGGCTATGGCGCATGTGGCTCATGTTGCTGAAGCGCTCAGAGCCATCGAAACGCAGGAGCATGGGCTGATCCGTGCTTCCATTACGCCGTCTGCTTTTCGCCAAACCTGA
- a CDS encoding TRAP transporter small permease subunit, with amino-acid sequence MSDLEGFGFVMPHWLYWGWLAVMPLIMIALDRPRRANPKLDTKTDIPVGGELQEEPSALAYRPSDENLFTRSVDWMSDKTGLFISFWTVNAVCFYFFEVIMRYVFNMPTIWVHEASFLLLGMQYLLAGGFALLNGSHVRVDVVYNYLPVRGRVGMDIFTSMFFFMFALVLILTSWTYFTNAYSMGETTVETWGIQYWPVKGVMLLGSVLILLAGISKLLKDISVFIRLGREASE; translated from the coding sequence ATGTCTGATCTGGAAGGCTTTGGCTTTGTAATGCCGCATTGGCTGTATTGGGGCTGGCTTGCGGTAATGCCGCTTATCATGATTGCACTGGATCGCCCGCGCCGTGCCAACCCGAAACTCGATACAAAAACCGACATTCCGGTTGGCGGGGAACTTCAGGAAGAGCCCTCCGCACTTGCCTACCGGCCCTCAGACGAAAACCTGTTTACCCGTTCAGTAGACTGGATGAGCGACAAAACAGGCCTGTTTATTTCATTCTGGACCGTTAATGCGGTGTGCTTCTATTTCTTCGAAGTCATCATGCGTTACGTCTTCAATATGCCGACCATCTGGGTGCATGAGGCCAGCTTCCTGCTACTGGGCATGCAGTACTTGCTTGCGGGCGGTTTCGCCCTGTTAAACGGCTCCCACGTGCGGGTAGACGTGGTCTACAACTATTTGCCTGTGCGCGGACGGGTGGGCATGGATATTTTTACATCTATGTTCTTCTTCATGTTTGCGCTGGTACTGATACTAACCTCCTGGACCTACTTCACTAATGCGTACTCTATGGGCGAAACCACCGTTGAAACCTGGGGAATTCAGTACTGGCCGGTCAAAGGCGTTATGTTGCTGGGTTCGGTGCTAATTCTACTGGCCGGTATCTCAAAACTGCTGAAAGACATTTCAGTCTTTATTCGTCTTGGCCGGGAGGCATCTGAATGA
- a CDS encoding TRAP transporter large permease subunit yields the protein MTTQTANANPAPKNPLIGKLGTWLMILATLGIGFIICIEMINILFFDPYSDDFFLFRFAGSLSNIEIGPLTYLMFGSLMVALMMGLPLAFVTGGLGVMFVYLVGDAAMLNIVPSRIFPMMTNSDLAAIPLFIFMASMLERAGLIEEMFSVVYKWMGGLSGGLAVATILASTILAAMVGVIGAAVVTMGIIALPAMLKRGYDHKIALGSIMAGGTLGILIPPSILAILYAVVAQQSVGELYLGSIVPGIMLSSTYIGYVLIRSWINPKLGPPVPLEERISMGEKLRLLKSLIAPLILVFLVLGLLFGGVATPVEAAGIGSFGAMIVAWKHGALSIAALRDASVTTTKASAMVLWIMFGASVFVGFYILQGGQVFITETILGIGLSPYAVLFLLMLLLVVLGMFLDWVGILLLAVPIFIPIVEALTFDGLFGLPGIDSSDVVLWFGVLYLVNMQMSFLSPPFGYALFYIRGVCPPEISMATIFRSALVFLGLQALGLFLCIVFPAIVTYLPNLVYG from the coding sequence ATGACCACTCAAACAGCCAACGCCAACCCTGCGCCGAAGAACCCTCTTATCGGTAAATTGGGCACCTGGCTGATGATCCTGGCAACTCTCGGGATCGGTTTTATTATTTGTATCGAAATGATCAACATTCTGTTTTTCGACCCTTACAGTGACGATTTTTTCCTGTTTCGCTTTGCTGGAAGCCTGTCCAATATTGAAATCGGGCCACTGACCTACCTGATGTTCGGCTCGTTAATGGTTGCCCTGATGATGGGCTTGCCGCTGGCGTTCGTGACCGGTGGTCTGGGTGTGATGTTTGTTTACCTGGTCGGCGACGCGGCGATGCTCAACATTGTGCCAAGCCGTATTTTCCCGATGATGACCAACTCTGACCTAGCGGCCATTCCTCTGTTCATCTTCATGGCCTCTATGCTGGAACGAGCGGGGCTGATCGAGGAAATGTTCAGTGTGGTCTATAAATGGATGGGCGGCCTGAGTGGCGGCCTTGCGGTAGCCACTATTTTGGCCTCTACCATTCTGGCTGCGATGGTCGGTGTTATCGGTGCCGCGGTGGTTACCATGGGCATCATTGCTTTGCCTGCCATGCTAAAACGCGGTTACGATCACAAGATCGCACTGGGTTCGATCATGGCTGGCGGCACGCTGGGCATTCTGATCCCACCCTCAATTCTGGCCATTCTTTACGCCGTGGTTGCCCAGCAATCCGTAGGCGAGCTGTACCTCGGTTCAATCGTTCCAGGCATCATGTTGTCATCCACCTATATCGGTTACGTGCTGATTCGTAGCTGGATTAACCCAAAACTCGGGCCGCCGGTGCCACTGGAAGAACGCATTTCCATGGGTGAAAAACTGCGTCTGCTGAAAAGCCTGATCGCGCCTCTGATTCTGGTATTTCTGGTGCTGGGCCTATTGTTTGGCGGCGTGGCAACACCGGTGGAAGCTGCGGGTATTGGCTCATTCGGCGCCATGATTGTGGCCTGGAAACACGGCGCACTGTCTATTGCTGCGCTGCGGGATGCGTCTGTTACCACCACCAAAGCCTCTGCCATGGTGCTGTGGATCATGTTCGGCGCCTCGGTGTTTGTAGGCTTCTACATCCTGCAAGGTGGCCAGGTGTTCATCACTGAAACCATCCTGGGCATTGGCCTGTCTCCGTACGCCGTGTTGTTCCTCCTGATGCTGCTGTTGGTGGTTCTGGGCATGTTCCTGGACTGGGTGGGCATCCTCTTGCTGGCCGTGCCGATCTTCATTCCTATTGTTGAAGCACTGACCTTCGACGGTCTGTTCGGCTTGCCAGGCATTGATAGCTCAGACGTGGTGCTCTGGTTCGGGGTGTTGTATCTGGTGAATATGCAGATGTCGTTCCTGAGTCCGCCCTTCGGGTATGCGCTCTTCTATATCCGCGGGGTGTGCCCCCCGGAAATCTCGATGGCAACCATCTTCCGGTCAGCACTGGTGTTCCTGGGGCTGCAGGCACTCGGTCTGTTTCTGTGTATAGTCTTCCCGGCCATCGTCACCTATCTGCCGAATCTGGTATACGGCTGA